The Victivallaceae bacterium genome contains a region encoding:
- a CDS encoding HPr family phosphocarrier protein, translating into MTENGVEINETDEKEYSESFLIVRNALGIHVRPAGVIVRALQDEPNEILFCYNSQEVNAKSILGILTLGASEGARILVRIKGKNTPETMQRLREIFENKFGET; encoded by the coding sequence ATGACGGAAAACGGTGTAGAGATAAATGAAACCGACGAAAAAGAATACTCGGAATCTTTCTTGATCGTTCGAAATGCTCTCGGTATTCATGTTAGACCGGCAGGGGTGATAGTTAGAGCGTTGCAGGACGAACCGAATGAAATTTTATTCTGCTATAATTCTCAGGAAGTCAACGCTAAAAGTATTTTAGGTATACTTACGTTAGGTGCATCGGAGGGAGCTAGGATTCTCGTAAGAATCAAGGGTAAGAACACGCCGGAAACCATGCAGCGTTTAAGAGAAATTTTTGAAAATAAATTTGGGGAAACGTAA
- a CDS encoding ComEC/Rec2 family competence protein: MFHKITETYFKFPLSTVRTAFQNFYDKHPLFRYAVYWILGAISHSQFSSGIVILLLLLILEKKMPKKLPLALFVISFLLAGTIHPSKNSVIEGNGVFRVLSTKKIKDYYVCTGKFLNFRKKNSRKKYKNIPCSVLSNKKQQSGTDYILSGKLKYITNSNKYSFKKNADFIKSEPRQLMSNPRTFIRNKIIQYIGTNYPSPEVQSLLTGIFLGKSPPKDLKEKFQKLGLAHLLVVSGFHFSFFTKLLLPITFLFRKNHRAIFLIVMSSLFLLIQETTPSVMRSWICGVVLFSDSFFKGRCSGINRLSLALILISAFDPSSLFSLNFQLSFLATAGIMFLYNPIAKFLKNCLLGYSSLSRNVIKRLLQKIGLSICDIMAVDLAVHIFLWPILLKYFLCIPLNGVFYNLFVPLLTYPVFILTSTGAVLNLKVIHTLNHYWCTNLLSLINDPPITFKEIRSEQQLSQEIVFIYVIAVIIIGIILNEKTRHFPEEEKFL; this comes from the coding sequence ATGTTTCACAAAATTACCGAAACCTATTTCAAATTTCCTTTGTCGACCGTTCGGACGGCTTTTCAAAACTTTTACGACAAACACCCGTTATTTCGTTACGCCGTTTATTGGATTCTAGGAGCCATCTCCCATTCGCAATTTTCGTCAGGAATCGTAATTTTATTACTATTATTAATCCTGGAAAAAAAGATGCCGAAAAAACTTCCTCTTGCCTTATTCGTTATCTCTTTTTTACTAGCCGGAACGATCCATCCCTCCAAAAATTCAGTTATCGAAGGCAACGGAGTTTTTCGAGTCTTGTCAACGAAAAAAATAAAAGACTATTACGTATGTACGGGAAAATTTCTGAATTTTCGAAAAAAAAACTCCCGAAAAAAATATAAAAATATTCCCTGCTCCGTTTTATCGAATAAAAAACAACAATCAGGAACGGATTATATCCTTTCAGGAAAATTAAAATATATTACTAATAGCAACAAATACTCGTTTAAAAAAAACGCCGATTTCATAAAGTCGGAACCTCGCCAATTGATGTCTAATCCCCGAACTTTCATTAGGAATAAAATCATTCAATATATTGGAACAAATTACCCTAGTCCTGAAGTTCAATCTCTTTTAACGGGAATTTTTTTAGGAAAATCACCCCCAAAGGACTTAAAGGAAAAATTTCAAAAACTCGGACTGGCTCATCTACTGGTCGTTTCGGGATTCCATTTTTCTTTTTTTACAAAATTATTATTACCGATAACTTTTCTTTTTAGGAAAAATCATCGCGCAATATTCCTGATTGTCATGAGCTCTCTATTTCTCTTAATTCAAGAAACCACACCATCCGTTATGAGAAGTTGGATCTGCGGAGTCGTACTGTTTTCCGACTCTTTTTTTAAAGGAAGATGCTCCGGAATTAATCGATTGTCTTTAGCGCTTATTCTAATATCCGCTTTCGATCCCTCGTCACTTTTTTCCCTAAACTTCCAGTTAAGCTTTTTAGCCACGGCAGGAATCATGTTTTTATATAATCCGATAGCCAAATTTTTAAAAAACTGTCTCTTGGGATACTCGTCTTTATCGCGTAACGTGATCAAACGATTGTTACAAAAAATCGGACTATCGATATGTGACATAATGGCAGTTGATCTTGCCGTACATATATTTTTATGGCCAATTTTATTAAAATATTTTCTATGTATACCTTTAAACGGTGTTTTTTATAATTTATTCGTCCCTTTATTGACATATCCCGTTTTCATACTTACATCAACCGGAGCCGTCCTGAATCTCAAGGTTATACATACCTTAAATCATTATTGGTGTACGAATCTTTTGTCCTTGATTAACGATCCTCCCATTACATTTAAGGAAATTCGATCGGAACAACAACTGTCTCAGGAAATTGTTTTTATCTATGTAATAGCCGTCATCATTATAGGCATCATATTAAACGAAAAAACACGACACTTTCCCGAAGAAGAAAAATTCTTATAA
- a CDS encoding thiamine pyrophosphate-dependent enzyme, with translation MTIFKEKISSNLLNVLKLVYKTRIADAKMLNLSRQADKGASFQLSCAGHELVGIVAGLEMSVGKDWSFPYYRDQGFPVGLGCDFVELFGSFLAKATVNHSSGRMMPYHYSHKKLRICCQSSVVGTQFLQAAGRAWGVKDSGKSEVVYVSGGEGATSQGEFYETLNFASLNRLPLVIVVQNNGWAISVPFKDQCGGDLGALARSYKGVDVYSVDGGNYYDLTTCFRKAFGKAREESCPSVVLANVVRLFSHSNSDNHERYKEHSMISSESVRDPILCLEREILSSGIGTEEDLELLKSEAVLEIDQALSEAENIPSPSKGSSQLHVFAPYVPSLISYESVQEPSPITTNSSSVKVMRDAISEAISEEMARDPYIVVFGEDVADPKGGVFGVTRGLTEKFGKQRCFNTPLAEATIIGTAIGLSFDGIYKPVVEIQFADYIWPGINQLFSEAASIHYRSRGEWAVPLVIRAPCGGYIQGGPYHSQNIEGFLAHCPGLKIVYPSNAADAKALLKSAIRDPNPVIFLEHKALYQRRNFSARELFSSDYTLPLGRASIVTKGNDLTIVSWGMTLAICFEIAKDLLKEGISVELIDLRTLVPWDSEVVLDSVKKTGKLLVVHEASRQCGFGAEIVAKISEEAFTFLDAPIKRICGQDCPVSYSKILENETLPQKDSIEQTVRELAAY, from the coding sequence GTGACGATTTTTAAGGAAAAAATCTCCAGTAATTTACTTAATGTCCTTAAGTTGGTTTATAAAACTCGTATAGCCGATGCCAAAATGTTGAATTTGTCTAGGCAAGCTGATAAAGGAGCTTCTTTTCAGCTTTCTTGTGCCGGTCATGAATTGGTCGGAATAGTTGCAGGTCTTGAGATGTCGGTAGGAAAAGACTGGAGCTTTCCTTATTACAGGGATCAAGGGTTTCCTGTAGGGCTGGGTTGTGATTTTGTGGAGCTTTTCGGCTCATTTCTTGCAAAAGCAACAGTTAATCATTCATCCGGTAGGATGATGCCTTATCATTATTCACATAAAAAATTACGAATTTGCTGTCAATCCAGTGTAGTCGGTACGCAGTTTCTTCAAGCTGCGGGACGAGCTTGGGGAGTCAAGGATTCCGGTAAGTCCGAAGTTGTTTATGTCTCAGGAGGAGAAGGAGCTACTTCTCAGGGAGAGTTCTATGAAACACTGAATTTTGCTTCGCTAAATAGACTTCCTTTAGTCATCGTGGTTCAGAATAACGGTTGGGCTATTTCCGTGCCTTTTAAGGATCAGTGCGGGGGAGATTTGGGCGCTCTTGCACGTAGTTATAAAGGAGTGGACGTTTATTCCGTAGACGGTGGAAATTATTATGATCTGACAACTTGTTTTCGAAAAGCTTTCGGCAAGGCTCGAGAAGAGTCGTGTCCTTCAGTCGTGTTGGCAAACGTCGTAAGGCTATTTTCTCATAGTAACAGCGATAATCATGAGAGATATAAGGAACATTCGATGATATCTTCGGAATCCGTGAGAGATCCCATTTTGTGTCTTGAAAGAGAAATTTTGTCTTCCGGAATCGGAACCGAAGAAGATTTGGAGCTGCTGAAAAGCGAAGCGGTTCTTGAAATAGACCAAGCTTTATCCGAAGCAGAAAATATTCCTTCTCCGAGTAAAGGAAGTAGTCAGTTGCATGTCTTTGCTCCTTACGTTCCTTCTTTAATCAGTTATGAATCCGTTCAGGAACCGTCTCCGATTACAACGAATTCGTCTTCGGTAAAAGTGATGCGCGATGCGATTTCGGAAGCTATTTCCGAAGAAATGGCTAGAGATCCTTATATCGTAGTTTTTGGAGAAGACGTAGCAGATCCTAAGGGGGGGGTTTTTGGAGTTACTCGAGGACTAACTGAAAAATTCGGGAAGCAACGTTGTTTCAATACACCACTGGCCGAAGCTACGATAATCGGAACGGCCATTGGTTTATCGTTTGACGGTATTTATAAGCCCGTGGTTGAAATACAGTTTGCAGATTATATCTGGCCCGGAATCAATCAATTATTTAGTGAGGCTGCGAGCATTCATTATCGTTCCAGAGGAGAATGGGCTGTCCCATTGGTCATTAGAGCTCCTTGCGGAGGATATATTCAAGGAGGGCCTTATCACTCTCAAAATATAGAGGGATTTTTAGCTCATTGTCCGGGATTAAAGATTGTTTATCCGAGCAATGCGGCGGATGCCAAGGCTCTTTTAAAATCGGCTATTCGCGATCCGAATCCCGTGATATTTCTTGAGCATAAGGCCCTTTACCAAAGAAGAAACTTCAGTGCACGGGAATTGTTTTCTTCGGATTACACTCTGCCTTTAGGGAGAGCTTCTATAGTGACTAAAGGCAATGATCTTACGATTGTTTCTTGGGGAATGACTTTGGCCATATGCTTCGAAATTGCCAAAGATTTATTAAAAGAAGGTATTTCTGTAGAACTTATTGATCTAAGGACTCTTGTACCTTGGGATTCCGAAGTCGTTCTGGATTCGGTCAAGAAGACCGGCAAGCTTTTAGTGGTCCATGAAGCTTCTCGGCAGTGTGGTTTTGGAGCTGAGATTGTGGCTAAAATTTCGGAAGAGGCTTTTACTTTTCTGGATGCACCAATAAAAAGAATTTGTGGACAGGATTGCCCCGTTTCTTACAGTAAAATTCTTGAAAACGAGACTCTTCCTCAAAAAGATTCGATAGAACAAACGGTTCGTGAGTTAGCTGCTTATTAG
- the dnaJ gene encoding molecular chaperone DnaJ codes for MEYYEILGVSKGASTDEIKKAYRKLAIKYHPDKNPGDAESERRFKEISEAYEVLSDAKKRGNYDRFGKDGACVGANGFSGGFGNMEDALRTFMGAFGGGGGEESIFDSLFGGFGGSASGEPGAQRKGASKKVNLTITFEEAAKGVEKEIILSLYVPCKACLGKGASSAHGIKKCSRCKGTGQVIQNRGFFSMASTCPECGGEGQIVTDPCKSCSGQGRVKEKKTITVKIPAGIDTGMRIKMEGRGDAGQNDAAFGDLFVYIEVKSHAVFERNGTDISLDLPIGFVDAALGAKKEIPTLLNEGTCLLSIPEGVQSGTILKVKNQGFPSLQGRGRGDLLVRTIIETPTKLSEEQKEILHKFAATEKIENFPKKRTFMDKIKAFFSDFAV; via the coding sequence ATGGAATACTATGAGATTTTAGGGGTTTCCAAAGGTGCAAGCACCGATGAAATCAAGAAAGCATATCGTAAACTTGCCATTAAGTACCACCCTGATAAAAATCCCGGTGATGCTGAATCCGAGCGTCGTTTCAAGGAAATTTCCGAAGCTTATGAAGTACTGAGTGATGCTAAGAAAAGGGGGAATTACGACAGATTCGGAAAAGACGGGGCATGTGTCGGTGCAAATGGATTTAGCGGTGGTTTCGGTAATATGGAAGACGCTCTTCGAACTTTCATGGGTGCTTTCGGCGGAGGTGGCGGTGAAGAGTCAATTTTCGATAGTTTGTTCGGTGGATTCGGTGGTAGCGCTAGCGGTGAGCCGGGAGCTCAACGTAAAGGAGCCAGCAAAAAAGTTAATTTAACGATTACGTTTGAAGAAGCGGCTAAGGGGGTTGAAAAGGAAATCATATTGTCCTTGTATGTCCCTTGTAAGGCTTGTTTGGGAAAAGGGGCTTCATCCGCTCACGGAATTAAAAAATGTTCTCGTTGTAAAGGAACTGGGCAGGTCATTCAAAATAGGGGATTTTTCTCTATGGCTTCTACATGTCCGGAATGCGGAGGTGAAGGACAGATTGTTACGGACCCTTGCAAGAGTTGCTCTGGACAAGGAAGAGTAAAAGAGAAGAAAACCATTACGGTTAAAATTCCTGCCGGAATCGATACCGGTATGCGTATCAAGATGGAAGGTCGGGGTGATGCGGGGCAAAACGATGCTGCCTTCGGAGATCTTTTTGTATATATCGAAGTTAAGTCACATGCCGTTTTTGAAAGAAACGGTACGGATATTTCATTAGATTTGCCCATCGGTTTCGTAGATGCCGCATTGGGAGCCAAAAAAGAAATTCCGACGCTGTTAAATGAGGGGACTTGTCTTTTGAGTATTCCCGAAGGTGTGCAGAGCGGAACGATTCTGAAAGTGAAAAATCAAGGATTTCCTTCTTTACAAGGAAGAGGAAGAGGGGATCTTTTAGTTCGAACAATAATTGAGACGCCTACAAAGCTTTCGGAAGAACAAAAAGAAATTTTACATAAATTTGCAGCTACGGAAAAAATTGAAAATTTCCCGAAAAAGCGGACTTTTATGGATAAAATTAAAGCTTTTTTTTCGGATTTCGCTGTATAG
- the rpsU gene encoding 30S ribosomal protein S21, whose translation MPSVKVRIGEPVDKALRILKKKLDKEGVMKSAKAHRFYDKPSVKKRAKSKAAAKYRTR comes from the coding sequence ATGCCAAGCGTGAAAGTGAGAATCGGAGAACCGGTAGATAAAGCTTTGCGAATTTTGAAAAAGAAATTGGATAAAGAAGGTGTTATGAAGTCTGCCAAAGCGCATCGTTTTTATGACAAACCTTCCGTAAAAAAACGAGCAAAATCAAAAGCTGCCGCAAAATACAGAACCAGATAG
- the lon gene encoding endopeptidase La produces MTINNNDNEHLDEQNASAMENILEETDIRQEEKSQQEGALPDELFILPLNRRPFFPGMAAPMLIETGPFYEVLKLIAKSSQKYIGLFLTKKENVNIAKVNFQKLYKTGVAARILRIMPLENGGAQILLNIEERIQIVEPLVKDKYLKAKVSYHPDSRVITDELKAYSVSIISVIKELLKLNPLFKEELQIFLGHSDFTEPGKLADFSVALTTATREDLQEILETTQMHSRIDKALVLLKKELDLSRLQSSINQKIEATITKSQKEFFLKEQLKTIKKELGLEKEDKAIDIEKFSERLNKSMPPDYAMETIREEMEKLQTLETASAEYAVCRNYLDWLTIIPWSIQSKEHLNLDKAEKVLNKDHYGLEDIKQRILELISVGKLSKGLKGSIICLAGPPGVGKTSVGKSIARVLNRKFFRFSVGGMKDEAEIKGHRRTYIGAMPGKMVQALKQSQTMNPVIMIDEVDKIGMSYHGDPASALLEVLDPEQNKDFLDHYLDIRVDLSNVLFILTANVLDNIPEPLLDRMEVLRLSGYILEEKVQIANKYLIPKARKETGLKADNVSFSFESIKQMINNYAREAGVRSLDANIKKVLRKVALKIVRDSERSKQKSDNEKIKYKCKKQNITCSNLVDYLGKPLFTSDRFYEETPIGVTTGLAWTSLGGATLYIESVATPASKTEMRLTGQIGDVMKESSQIAWTYLNSTIDKYAPGYTFFDKSQVHIHIPEGATPKDGPSAGITMVSSLLSLLLNLPVFENLGMTGEITLTGRVLGVGGIREKLIAARRSNLSTLIFPEDNRRDYDMLPDYLKKDLKIHFVSHYDDVFPIAFPDLD; encoded by the coding sequence TTGACTATAAATAATAACGATAACGAGCATCTTGACGAACAAAACGCTTCCGCAATGGAGAACATTCTGGAAGAAACCGACATCCGACAAGAAGAAAAAAGCCAGCAAGAAGGAGCTCTTCCCGACGAACTCTTCATTCTTCCTTTAAATCGAAGACCTTTCTTTCCGGGTATGGCTGCCCCGATGTTAATCGAAACCGGACCATTTTATGAAGTTCTTAAACTTATAGCAAAAAGTTCACAGAAATATATCGGTTTGTTTCTGACAAAAAAAGAAAATGTAAACATAGCAAAAGTCAATTTTCAAAAATTATACAAAACCGGTGTGGCCGCCCGTATTTTAAGAATCATGCCTCTCGAAAACGGAGGTGCTCAGATTCTTCTTAATATAGAAGAAAGAATTCAAATTGTCGAACCCCTGGTGAAGGATAAATATCTTAAAGCCAAAGTCAGTTATCATCCCGATAGTCGAGTTATAACGGATGAACTTAAAGCTTATTCGGTCAGCATAATATCCGTTATTAAAGAATTATTGAAATTAAATCCCCTCTTCAAAGAAGAGCTTCAAATTTTCCTTGGTCACTCGGATTTCACGGAACCCGGAAAATTAGCCGATTTTTCAGTAGCTTTAACAACAGCTACAAGAGAAGATCTCCAAGAGATTTTAGAAACGACTCAAATGCATTCTCGTATTGACAAAGCGCTCGTATTGCTTAAAAAAGAACTTGATCTAAGTCGATTACAAAGCAGCATCAATCAAAAGATAGAAGCTACCATCACTAAGAGTCAGAAAGAATTTTTTCTGAAGGAACAACTCAAAACGATTAAAAAAGAGTTGGGGCTCGAAAAAGAAGATAAAGCTATCGACATTGAAAAGTTCTCGGAAAGACTTAATAAAAGTATGCCGCCCGATTATGCGATGGAGACGATTCGAGAGGAAATGGAGAAATTACAAACGTTGGAGACGGCTTCCGCCGAATACGCCGTTTGCAGAAATTATCTAGATTGGTTAACGATTATTCCATGGAGTATTCAAAGTAAGGAACATTTGAATCTGGATAAAGCCGAGAAGGTGTTGAATAAAGATCACTACGGGTTGGAAGATATCAAACAAAGAATTCTGGAATTGATCAGTGTCGGAAAGCTTTCGAAAGGGCTTAAGGGCAGCATTATTTGTTTGGCTGGTCCTCCCGGAGTAGGAAAAACGAGCGTAGGAAAAAGCATAGCCAGAGTATTAAATAGGAAATTTTTCCGTTTTTCCGTCGGCGGCATGAAAGACGAAGCCGAAATCAAAGGTCATAGACGGACATACATTGGTGCCATGCCCGGAAAAATGGTTCAGGCTTTAAAACAAAGCCAGACCATGAATCCCGTTATCATGATTGACGAAGTCGATAAAATAGGTATGAGCTATCACGGCGATCCTGCTTCCGCTTTGCTCGAAGTTTTGGATCCCGAGCAAAATAAGGATTTTTTGGATCATTATTTGGATATTCGGGTCGATTTGTCCAATGTCCTATTTATTTTAACGGCAAACGTTTTGGACAATATTCCCGAACCTCTTTTAGATAGAATGGAGGTTCTTAGATTGTCCGGTTACATTTTGGAAGAAAAAGTACAGATTGCCAATAAATATCTTATACCTAAGGCAAGAAAAGAAACGGGATTGAAAGCCGATAACGTATCGTTTTCATTCGAATCCATCAAGCAAATGATAAATAATTATGCTAGAGAAGCCGGCGTACGTAGTCTTGATGCCAACATTAAAAAGGTTTTGCGGAAAGTCGCTCTCAAAATCGTTCGAGATAGTGAACGATCCAAACAAAAATCCGACAATGAAAAAATCAAATATAAATGTAAAAAACAAAATATTACATGCAGTAATTTGGTCGATTATTTAGGAAAACCCCTTTTTACCAGCGATCGTTTTTACGAAGAAACTCCTATAGGAGTAACTACTGGGTTGGCTTGGACCTCTTTAGGGGGAGCTACGCTTTATATCGAATCCGTCGCCACCCCTGCTTCAAAAACAGAGATGCGACTAACGGGACAAATCGGAGACGTCATGAAAGAGTCTTCGCAAATCGCTTGGACTTATCTCAATAGCACCATAGATAAATATGCGCCCGGATATACTTTCTTCGATAAATCCCAGGTGCATATACATATTCCCGAAGGAGCAACCCCTAAAGACGGTCCTTCTGCCGGGATAACTATGGTTTCTTCATTGTTATCACTGCTACTGAACCTGCCGGTTTTTGAAAACTTAGGTATGACGGGAGAAATCACTTTAACGGGTAGGGTTTTGGGAGTCGGAGGCATCCGAGAGAAATTAATCGCAGCCAGACGTTCGAATCTGAGCACCTTAATTTTCCCTGAAGACAACAGACGTGATTACGATATGCTCCCGGATTATTTGAAAAAGGATTTAAAAATTCATTTCGTTTCTCACTATGACGATGTGTTCCCAATCGCTTTTCCGGATCTCGATTAA
- a CDS encoding ribonuclease Z has product MSSRELIVLGTSSQQPTRARNHGAYLLRWNGEGLLFDPGEGTQRQFIFANIAPTTVTRIFVSHFHGDHCLGLGSMLMRLNLDKVKHPIHCYYPASGKQYFDRLRYGTIYHEIIKVIEHPVESEGIVEDFGNFRIEALYLDHQVPNIGWRITEPDTVKCFPEKLKELQLGGSVMQELLKNGKLLHNGQLIKLEDVSYIRKGDSIAVIADTLPCKNAVTLGQNARMIICESTYLEEHAHLAQTHYHLTAKQAAQIASKANARELILVHFSARYLNIKDFEKEARTIFPNTQAGQECKIYPFPKNERVDKSRS; this is encoded by the coding sequence ATGAGTTCCAGAGAATTAATCGTTTTAGGGACATCAAGTCAGCAACCGACACGCGCAAGAAATCACGGTGCTTATCTTTTAAGATGGAACGGCGAAGGCCTACTTTTCGATCCGGGAGAAGGGACACAAAGACAATTTATTTTTGCCAATATCGCTCCTACGACGGTTACGAGAATTTTCGTCAGTCATTTTCACGGTGATCATTGCCTGGGATTAGGTTCCATGTTGATGCGTTTGAATCTCGATAAAGTTAAGCACCCGATTCATTGCTATTATCCCGCATCGGGAAAACAATATTTCGATAGGTTGCGTTATGGGACCATTTATCACGAGATCATAAAAGTGATTGAACATCCTGTCGAATCCGAAGGAATTGTTGAAGATTTCGGTAACTTTCGTATAGAAGCCCTTTATTTAGATCATCAAGTACCCAATATCGGATGGCGAATTACTGAACCGGACACAGTGAAATGTTTCCCTGAAAAATTAAAAGAGCTGCAACTCGGCGGTTCCGTTATGCAAGAACTGTTAAAAAACGGAAAACTGCTTCATAACGGTCAATTAATCAAATTGGAAGACGTAAGCTATATAAGAAAAGGCGATAGCATTGCCGTAATTGCAGATACTCTTCCATGCAAAAATGCCGTTACTTTAGGACAAAATGCGCGAATGATCATCTGTGAAAGCACCTATCTGGAAGAACATGCGCATCTTGCCCAAACGCATTATCATTTAACGGCGAAGCAAGCAGCGCAAATTGCTTCGAAGGCAAATGCTCGAGAACTCATACTAGTACATTTTTCAGCCAGATATTTAAACATTAAAGATTTTGAGAAAGAGGCTCGAACAATATTTCCTAACACTCAAGCCGGTCAAGAATGCAAAATATATCCCTTTCCAAAAAATGAACGGGTAGATAAATCGCGATCGTAA
- a CDS encoding tyrosine recombinase XerC has product MIQAAYLFLEELKLVRMFSEHTLRNYASDLTLLKNFIETEVLKKSPEETSIPICHKTFCENGMDLEKIQDPTLSLISLDLLRKFLTVQSVKSKKTLARYLASIKSFLNFCVRKKLISFNPAETIKTPKIGKSLPQPLSYSQVEILFSIPEISKYFGLRDRCILELFYSSGIRIGELVALNRPDLDLHSLLLRVKGKGKKERIIPITKNAGDWIQRYLEDPRRFINAKGEEIPCDSSAIFLNRFGNRITLRSVDRTFRCYLIKSGLSGNISPHTIRHTIATHWLENGMDLKTIQTILGHSCLNTTTIYTHVSLKLKEKVYKNTHPHA; this is encoded by the coding sequence ATGATTCAAGCCGCCTATCTTTTTCTTGAAGAATTAAAACTCGTCAGAATGTTTTCGGAACATACCCTGCGCAACTATGCATCCGACCTTACGCTTTTAAAAAATTTTATCGAAACGGAAGTTCTTAAAAAATCTCCGGAAGAAACATCCATTCCCATTTGTCATAAAACGTTCTGCGAAAACGGAATGGATCTTGAGAAAATTCAGGATCCGACTCTATCTTTAATCTCCTTGGATTTATTAAGAAAATTCCTTACCGTTCAATCCGTCAAAAGTAAAAAAACTCTTGCGCGATATCTTGCTTCAATTAAAAGTTTTTTAAACTTTTGCGTACGTAAAAAATTAATCTCTTTCAATCCTGCGGAAACCATTAAGACGCCTAAAATCGGAAAATCATTACCGCAACCCTTATCTTATTCTCAAGTCGAGATATTGTTTTCGATTCCGGAGATTTCGAAATATTTCGGTCTTCGAGATCGTTGTATCCTAGAACTTTTTTACAGTTCGGGTATTCGAATCGGAGAATTGGTAGCTTTGAATCGACCGGATCTGGATTTGCATTCATTACTACTTAGAGTCAAGGGAAAGGGAAAAAAGGAGAGAATCATTCCCATAACCAAAAATGCCGGCGACTGGATTCAACGTTATTTAGAAGATCCAAGAAGATTCATCAATGCAAAAGGAGAAGAAATTCCATGCGATTCTTCGGCAATTTTTTTAAACCGATTCGGTAACAGAATAACCCTTCGATCCGTAGACCGAACGTTTCGTTGTTATTTAATCAAAAGCGGTTTATCCGGTAATATTTCTCCACATACCATCCGACATACGATTGCCACTCACTGGTTGGAAAACGGCATGGATCTGAAAACAATCCAAACCATTCTCGGACATTCTTGTCTCAATACGACTACGATTTATACACACGTTTCTTTAAAACTTAAGGAAAAAGTTTATAAAAACACACATCCTCACGCTTAA